A segment of the Vespula pensylvanica isolate Volc-1 chromosome 9, ASM1446617v1, whole genome shotgun sequence genome:
TAATTCTACGAAAAAACATTGATCGATCATATTTCATATCGGCCATCTTTGCTATTATAAttctacgtttttattttatcgatttattttatcgatatatttttattatatcgataacaaTGATCGAGGCAATCGATTAGACGATTCTtacgacaaaagaaaaaggaaagaaaaatcaatgaggaaaaaaatttcgttataTTGTGCATTAAAATCGTGTGAATTTTTAGGATAAGACAGGAAATAAGAGTTTCAGATAATTCGATTCGCGTCATGAGACGAATGGGCAACGGTGTGAGTCATGTatgaagatagagaaagaaacaaagacagagaaagagagagaggagagagagagagagaacgatacaACAAAGAACGAGGGAGGGGAGAGGTttggagaagggaaaaagagagagagagagagattggatGAAGGACGAGGTGGGGATAGCTGCTACGTAAACGTTCACAAAAAGACTGAAGAATAGCGGCAACGGTGCTTCAGTCGAGTTTCTATCGTCGTGTCTGATGCATCTTATTGCGCGTCTCGCGCGACCCGGAATAACCTGTTGAACGTAGTTTCTTATTCGCGTAAACACTTCCAGTGGTGAGTTATTCTCGTTGcttaaatttaaaagagaagaaagaaaaaagaatttcaagatGAGCTGTGGACTGGGATTAATAAAATACCTTCTCTTCatatttaactttattttctcGGTACGTATAtccttcgatatatatttttaagtaaaataaaaagaaggttaGGTACTTATCgtattacgtataatatagGTTTAACAGAAAGgttatattttacaatctcTACAGCATAGAAATGTGTAAGTCTTACTCATAAAAGAGATTATCTATGACAAAATGCGTATCTAATCGAACAGCAAgcagaaatacatatatatatatatatatacgtatgtgtgtgtgtgtatattgaTATCAGGCATATAACGTTACTACTTAACCATGTTAAAAATACTTGTTTCGAATacgtttacttttattttctaattgttaGAGTTGTATCGTATGTACGACAAAGTGTACGAAttgaatttatcaaatatttgattagataattttaaacaaCAATTCTAACACcgatctttcttcgttcgattatattaacgaatacatatattacgtttcgtttgaataagaaaatttaatacgaatttCTACCTATGATTTCAAAACaacgtataatattaaataattacgtgAATTCAATGTCGTTACGTGATTCTCTTATCTCTATTCTTTTCCGTTGCTTTATAAAGTTGAATAGCGCAAAAATAGTGTTATGTTGTATTAACTAGCGTCGCGATGAATTGTCACGAAAGGAagtttaaaatgaaagataagtAGATAATAATTCGCGTTGGCGTTAAAAAACGTAGATAACAACACGGGGAATAAGATGGTCGTTATCAAACGAATCATTTTGGGAATTTTCCTGCTTGAATGATaatctaaattttatatttggaaTATTAAGTTGTCTATAAGAAATAGTATGACGTCATCGTTTCCTATTCTCTACGAGATTGttattaaacgaacgaactcgAGAGGTCTTCGTTTGTTGGAAATCAGGATTGTTGTTGAATCGAATTTCGAAGAAGTATGATATcatcgttttcctttctctttgatatttttgtacCATATTATCGTTCTTCTACGAAGATAAGTATTTACGTATGACGTGTGTTATAACGACTTGAGTTTTATCGCTATCAGCAATGCTTTATAACATGAAAAtttagatacgtacatatgttttaatcatttatgAATGATTAGAAAATGATTGAACAAACCTATTATGCATGATCtatgatatacgatataaGTATCTCAACATCGATTACtaattataaacgaatatatatatatatatatatatatatatatatatatatataatctatattattaaagtGTGCTGATTGGATACTATCGGATCGTTACGTGATTTCTGATGTTATCCAAAGTCGTCatcgttttataaaacttAGATACGTTGGAGATGCACGTACTGAACGATCGACTGCGAGCTTGGATATACCGGTGACTCTCTTTTGTTAAATTTCAAGGACAAATATGTCGCCCTTGTGCACACACCTGCGATAATCTCGACGTAAATTATTCCAAAGAGATACATGTAGGTTAGAACGTTAACACAATATGGTTGCGTGTAAACTTTCCAAcgatatgtttttttctttttgttttctttatatatatatatacattctcttttttttttgataattcaaTGCGACGATATATTACAAAGcaacttttcaattttatcgcAATAGATATGTTTAGACGATACAAGTGTTTTTAATAGATTATCGATTTACGAGAAAACAGTTGCGCCgatattgctttttttctttcttctattttgttttcttgtattgttttcctattttttattttttatttgactaGATTCTTACAAAACAAATTCGTTTATTCTGAATTAAAAGATTtccaaaataaaatcgtttagatCGAAGTCGAgcaatctttattaattttaagatatcgttttaatcgtaaaaaCAAGTTcctttgttttaattataataatcaatagaAACTATAATCGTATACTCGTATTGATCtacaacaatatttttaatgtttcaatGTTGCACTTcgttttcgaatatatatacacgtatgtaaatatatattttgaaaacaataccattttctatttattagtTTCATTAATTAAGTGTAGCGTAACATTAGAGGTGACTCAaaagttttagaaaaaaagtcaATGTTATCACGTAAGCCGGATGACCTCATAATGCGAAAGAAATCAATATCATTTTGATACTGTCGAATTTGGTTTTATTGATCAATACTTTTTTATCCGATatccatttttaatatattattttcttttgttacagtcgaataataatatcgatcagtcgagtatttattatttttcatatatttaactGGTTTATTTATACATGCAAGATTTCACAGACATACACAATCACAcacgaatttatttcataaacttaaagaataatattcgCTGTTGCAGTTATGCGGCTTAGCTATTCTTGTAGTCGGTATTCTTATGCACATAAACCTTGATAATTACAAAGAAGTTGTGCAAGAAAATGTGACTGTCCCCTCGGTGACATTTATTGTCATTGGCAGCATCATTTTTGTTATTGCATTTTTCGGATGTTGCGGTGCGATACGTGAGAGTCATTGCATGACGATAACTGTgagtatttcattaatttgttGCTCTCCATATTTTAGATCAAATGTATCTATCGGACtttaataaaacgagataaatattatttccagTTTGCATCGTTCTTGTTAACGATACTTATAGTGCAAATTGCCGTGGCGATATATGCATTTGTAGTCTTCAGGGAATCTAATATCAACGTTAACGATACATACAGGGAAGTATTCAGTCGTTATTGGACTTCTTCTACGGAGCGAGAGATCGTAAATATCGTTCAGAGTAATGTAAGTATAATACTCACCTAATCGTTTACATAGTTATAATATGCACTTGTATATATTGGGCTGACATATCATTTatgtctttattttttttttataaatatcggtttgttattatttaagcCCGAAATATAACTAATTGtttcatatattacatacacacacacacacgtgatTTTCATTATATCTACTTACaagtataattttcttttttctgtttcgttaattgtaaaatgtagtatttatctttatttttctttttttagttaaaATGCTGTGGTGTTGACT
Coding sequences within it:
- the LOC122631719 gene encoding CD63 antigen-like — protein: MSCGLGLIKYLLFIFNFIFSLCGLAILVVGILMHINLDNYKEVVQENVTVPSVTFIVIGSIIFVIAFFGCCGAIRESHCMTITFASFLLTILIVQIAVAIYAFVVFRESNINVNDTYREVFSRYWTSSTEREIVNIVQSNLKCCGVDSYRDFYGFNNTIPSSCCETLQTSSCPEQLSFQVGCSPALKNFLVYAGKVLGGIAIGIASVELIGIIFALCLAQSIKNFEKRGYRV